AAATATACGAACAAAATCGACCACGGAATGACTGCCAGAGTGGTCAGGGTAATAAATTTGCCGATCGGCATCTTGGCCATCCCGGCTGGAATCGAAATAGCATGTCTTGCTACAGGAATGAAGCGGGCGCTAAAAATGACTCCGGAACCATATTTCAGGAACCAGTTCTCGGCAACGTCGATATGCTTTTTATGAATAAAAATATATTTGCCGTACTTCTCGAGAATAGGACGTCCGCCATACCGCCCGATCCAATAAATGAACAATTGTGCGATAACGCCGCCCACAACACCAAAAATAACAGCTCCGATAAAATTGATCCGGCCAGTGTGTACCAGG
The window above is part of the Paenibacillus lutimineralis genome. Proteins encoded here:
- a CDS encoding DedA family protein; its protein translation is MLGLMIEVIPSEIVLAYGGYLVHTGRINFIGAVIFGVVGGVIAQLFIYWIGRYGGRPILEKYGKYIFIHKKHIDVAENWFLKYGSGVIFSARFIPVARHAISIPAGMAKMPIGKFITLTTLAVIPWSILFVYLGMLLGDQWKHVDEKAGPYIMPILLVAVALLIVYVLIKWFGSSKKKGDAK